A genomic stretch from Pseudomonas mendocina includes:
- a CDS encoding ATP-binding cassette domain-containing protein produces the protein MTLLKFSDVSLAFGAMPLLDKVSWQIARGERVCIIGRNGTGKSSMLKLVKDLQKPDDGSIWRAPGLKIGELPQELPVADGRSVFDVVAQGLDGVGELLAQYHHLSQNITNDEDLDKLMRVQQELEARDGWRLQQLVDSTLSRLQLPAEKTLAELSGGWRRRVLLAQALVSEPDLLLLDEPTNHLDIGAIAWLEEALKEFQGAVLFITHDRSFLQNLATRILELDRGGLIDWNGDYASFLVHKEAVLAAEETANALFDKRLAQEEVWIRQGIKARRTRNEGRVRALKAMRQERSQRRERTGKASFQLETSEKSGKQVMVLENVSFAHPGGPELIKDFSMVLQRGDRIGFLGANGTGKTTLLKLMLGDLQPTKGTVEVGTRLEVAYFDQLRNQLDLEKTVIDNISEGRDFIEIDGQNRHVLSYLGDFLFSPQRARTPVKALSGGERARLLLAKLFSKPANLLVLDEPTNDLDVETLELLEEVLLTFSGTVLMVSHDRAFLDNVVTSTLVFEGEGRVREYVGGYQDWLRQGGSPRLLGVGETKGGKPELQSAVVPAPVEAAVVEPEAPAPASKKKLSYKLQRELEAIPGQIDELEAKLAAYQEQIGDPGFYQQPVEVTSKVLEAMQAAQQELDHLIERWAELEG, from the coding sequence ATGACCCTGCTCAAATTCTCTGATGTGTCCCTGGCTTTTGGCGCAATGCCGTTGCTGGACAAAGTGTCCTGGCAGATCGCCAGGGGCGAGCGGGTGTGCATCATCGGCCGTAACGGCACGGGTAAGTCCAGCATGCTTAAGTTGGTTAAGGACCTACAAAAGCCTGACGACGGCTCAATCTGGCGTGCACCCGGTTTGAAAATCGGTGAGCTGCCCCAAGAACTGCCTGTTGCTGATGGGCGCAGTGTGTTTGATGTGGTCGCCCAGGGCTTGGACGGTGTAGGTGAATTGCTCGCGCAGTATCACCACCTCAGCCAGAACATCACCAATGATGAGGACTTGGACAAGCTCATGCGCGTGCAGCAGGAGCTTGAGGCTCGTGATGGTTGGCGCTTACAGCAACTGGTAGACAGCACCCTGAGCCGCTTGCAATTGCCTGCTGAAAAAACCTTGGCTGAGCTGTCCGGCGGTTGGCGCCGTCGTGTGCTGTTGGCTCAGGCGCTGGTCTCTGAGCCTGATTTGTTGCTGCTGGACGAGCCTACCAACCACCTGGACATCGGTGCCATTGCCTGGCTGGAAGAGGCGTTGAAGGAGTTTCAGGGCGCGGTGCTATTTATTACCCACGACCGTTCTTTCCTGCAAAACCTCGCCACCCGCATTCTTGAGTTGGATCGCGGCGGTCTGATCGACTGGAACGGCGATTACGCCAGCTTCCTTGTACATAAGGAAGCTGTTCTGGCGGCAGAAGAGACTGCCAACGCGCTGTTCGACAAACGTCTGGCTCAGGAAGAAGTGTGGATTCGACAGGGCATCAAAGCCCGTCGTACCCGTAACGAAGGGCGTGTACGTGCTCTGAAAGCCATGCGCCAGGAACGTAGCCAGCGCCGCGAGCGTACTGGTAAAGCGAGCTTCCAACTGGAGACCTCGGAGAAGTCGGGCAAGCAGGTCATGGTGCTTGAAAATGTCAGCTTCGCCCATCCAGGCGGCCCTGAACTGATCAAGGATTTCTCCATGGTGCTGCAGCGGGGCGATCGCATTGGTTTTCTGGGGGCTAACGGTACCGGCAAAACCACCTTGCTCAAGCTTATGCTGGGGGATCTTCAGCCGACTAAGGGCACTGTAGAGGTGGGGACGCGCCTAGAGGTTGCTTACTTTGATCAGCTGCGAAACCAGCTGGATTTAGAAAAAACCGTTATCGATAACATTTCTGAAGGCCGCGACTTTATCGAAATTGATGGCCAGAACCGACACGTCCTGAGCTATCTGGGCGACTTCCTGTTCAGTCCGCAGCGCGCCCGTACCCCGGTTAAAGCCCTGTCTGGTGGTGAGCGCGCCCGTCTGTTGCTGGCCAAGTTGTTCAGCAAGCCCGCCAACTTGCTGGTGCTGGATGAGCCGACCAACGACCTGGATGTGGAAACCCTTGAACTGTTGGAAGAGGTCCTGCTGACTTTCTCTGGCACGGTACTGATGGTCAGCCACGACCGGGCGTTCCTCGATAACGTCGTAACCAGTACTTTAGTTTTTGAAGGTGAAGGCCGAGTGCGGGAATATGTGGGCGGCTATCAGGATTGGCTGCGCCAGGGTGGATCACCCCGCCTGCTGGGCGTTGGTGAAACCAAAGGCGGTAAGCCAGAGCTGCAATCGGCTGTGGTGCCAGCTCCTGTTGAGGCCGCGGTGGTTGAGCCAGAAGCCCCCGCACCGGCCAGTAAGAAGAAGCTTAGCTACAAGTTGCAGCGCGAGCTGGAAGCAATCCCAGGGCAGATTGATGAGCTTGAAGCGAAACTGGCTGCTTATCAGGAGCAAATTGGTGACCCTGGTTTTTACCAGCAGCCTGTAGAGGTGACGTCCAAAGTGCTTGAGGCGATGCAGGCTGCGCAGCAAGAGCTGGACCACCTGATCGAACGATGGGCCGAGCTGGAAGGGTAA